From a region of the Lycium barbarum isolate Lr01 unplaced genomic scaffold, ASM1917538v2 unchr_scaffold_30, whole genome shotgun sequence genome:
- the LOC132625693 gene encoding uncharacterized protein LOC132625693 isoform X2, whose amino-acid sequence MAKQRTPIGQSKNFNASTSYQHEPAQNNILVPPGFDQIEDDVSLSTEVEVMQDTQTNETSPRESEKAKKVRGKNICKNVARLKPGERLSVTFYQNRTVGKHATSFMRHLGILVRDRNMCPLRVHSWKDIEEDKLEHMWNAVTDKFVCDNMNDQKEHVLQHMRRLWNNWRGSLHNNMKSKPFRDALKDVPREINENDWEWLVKEHFLSDKFKETSTRNSVNRSKLRMPHRTGSKPIRQITYELGGKDGKPPSMDTMFFQTRKKDNKLVEPETIAKYAEIQKLVQSDSSFTNIEVVEKCFGPQRKSHVVGFGGGITAKEL is encoded by the exons ATGGCTAAACAAAGAACTCCAATTGGCCAAAGTAAAAACTTTAATGCATCCACATCTTATCAACATGAGCCAGCACAGAATAATATCCTTGTACCTCCTGGTTTTGATCAAATTGAAGATGATGTTTCCCTCTCTACAGAAGTTGAAGTGATGCAAGATACTCAGACAAACGAAACAA GTCCTCGTGAATCTGAGAAAGCAAAAAAGGTGAGAGGAAAGAACATTTGTAAAAATGTTGCAAGACTCAAACCTGGAGAAAGGTTGAGCGTCACTTTTTACCAGAATCGAACTGTTGGGAAGCATGCTACCTCGTTTATGAGACACTTGGGTATTTTAGTTCGTGATCGTAATATGTGCCCATTGCGGGTACACTCCTGGAAGGACATCGAAGAAGATAAGCTAGAACACATGTGGAATGCTGTTACT GATAAATTTGTCTGTGACAACATGAATGATCAAAAAGAACATGTCTTACAACATATGAGAAGGTTATGGAATAACTGGAGAGGATCACTGCACAATAATATGAAGTCTAAGCCATTCCGCGATGCTCTAAAAGATGTACCAAGGGAGATAAACGAGAATGATTGGGAATGGCTGGTTAAGGAGCATTTCTTAAGTGACAAGTTTAAG gaaacaagtacaagAAACTCCGTCAATAGGTCTAAGTTGAGAATGCCTCATCGTACGGGTAGTAAGCCTATTAGACAGATTACATATGAACTG GGAGGTAAAGATGGTAAACCACCAAGCATGGATACTATGTTCTTCCAAACTCGTAAGAAGGATAACAAGCTTGTCGAACCTGAAACAATTGCAAAATAT GCTGAAATCCAAAAATTGGTTCAATCTGATTCGTCATTTACAAATATTGAAGTCGTAGAAAAGTGCTTTGGACCTCAACGTAAGAGTCATGTAGTTGGATTTGGTGGTGGGATAACCGCTAAAGAGTTGTAA
- the LOC132625693 gene encoding uncharacterized protein LOC132625693 isoform X1: MAKQRTPIGQSKNFNASTSYQHEPAQNNILVPPGFDQIEDDVSLSTEVEVMQDTQTNETIVGPRESEKAKKVRGKNICKNVARLKPGERLSVTFYQNRTVGKHATSFMRHLGILVRDRNMCPLRVHSWKDIEEDKLEHMWNAVTDKFVCDNMNDQKEHVLQHMRRLWNNWRGSLHNNMKSKPFRDALKDVPREINENDWEWLVKEHFLSDKFKETSTRNSVNRSKLRMPHRTGSKPIRQITYELGGKDGKPPSMDTMFFQTRKKDNKLVEPETIAKYAEIQKLVQSDSSFTNIEVVEKCFGPQRKSHVVGFGGGITAKEL; encoded by the exons ATGGCTAAACAAAGAACTCCAATTGGCCAAAGTAAAAACTTTAATGCATCCACATCTTATCAACATGAGCCAGCACAGAATAATATCCTTGTACCTCCTGGTTTTGATCAAATTGAAGATGATGTTTCCCTCTCTACAGAAGTTGAAGTGATGCAAGATACTCAGACAAACGAAACAA TTGTAGGTCCTCGTGAATCTGAGAAAGCAAAAAAGGTGAGAGGAAAGAACATTTGTAAAAATGTTGCAAGACTCAAACCTGGAGAAAGGTTGAGCGTCACTTTTTACCAGAATCGAACTGTTGGGAAGCATGCTACCTCGTTTATGAGACACTTGGGTATTTTAGTTCGTGATCGTAATATGTGCCCATTGCGGGTACACTCCTGGAAGGACATCGAAGAAGATAAGCTAGAACACATGTGGAATGCTGTTACT GATAAATTTGTCTGTGACAACATGAATGATCAAAAAGAACATGTCTTACAACATATGAGAAGGTTATGGAATAACTGGAGAGGATCACTGCACAATAATATGAAGTCTAAGCCATTCCGCGATGCTCTAAAAGATGTACCAAGGGAGATAAACGAGAATGATTGGGAATGGCTGGTTAAGGAGCATTTCTTAAGTGACAAGTTTAAG gaaacaagtacaagAAACTCCGTCAATAGGTCTAAGTTGAGAATGCCTCATCGTACGGGTAGTAAGCCTATTAGACAGATTACATATGAACTG GGAGGTAAAGATGGTAAACCACCAAGCATGGATACTATGTTCTTCCAAACTCGTAAGAAGGATAACAAGCTTGTCGAACCTGAAACAATTGCAAAATAT GCTGAAATCCAAAAATTGGTTCAATCTGATTCGTCATTTACAAATATTGAAGTCGTAGAAAAGTGCTTTGGACCTCAACGTAAGAGTCATGTAGTTGGATTTGGTGGTGGGATAACCGCTAAAGAGTTGTAA